A section of the Teredinibacter franksiae genome encodes:
- a CDS encoding TIGR04219 family outer membrane beta-barrel protein, which yields MKISLHPLGKTLCIAGVAAGAVLSANIASADTILGIYGGVGTWTTNIDGSLGIDDEPITTNELGMSADDSVFFYIALEHPIPLIPNIKLHHSSLKSNGQAVVEREFTWDEITFPADTDTTTVIDFTQTDITLYYEILDNWVSLDVGLTAKVLDGTAYAFAEQEGLDPIEETVELTGALPLLYGMARIDLPLTGAYVAGHINYISYDNSTISDIDVKVGWLFESVLDVGAELGYKQLKLELSDFEDSNADLTFDGPYLNLALHF from the coding sequence ATGAAGATCTCCCTTCATCCATTAGGTAAAACACTCTGCATCGCTGGTGTTGCGGCTGGCGCAGTCCTCTCCGCTAATATCGCAAGTGCCGACACAATTTTAGGTATTTACGGTGGCGTCGGCACCTGGACAACCAACATTGATGGCTCGCTGGGAATAGACGACGAACCAATCACAACCAACGAACTAGGCATGAGCGCCGATGACAGCGTATTTTTCTATATAGCACTCGAGCATCCCATCCCGCTTATTCCCAACATAAAGCTGCATCACTCCTCCTTAAAGAGCAACGGACAGGCGGTAGTTGAGCGAGAATTCACCTGGGACGAAATCACCTTTCCTGCCGATACAGACACCACGACGGTCATCGACTTCACTCAAACTGACATTACGCTTTACTACGAAATTCTCGATAACTGGGTGAGCTTGGACGTCGGCTTAACGGCAAAGGTACTAGACGGCACAGCCTATGCGTTCGCAGAGCAAGAAGGGCTAGACCCCATAGAAGAAACTGTTGAGTTAACCGGCGCCCTACCCTTACTTTACGGTATGGCACGGATAGATCTACCATTAACCGGCGCCTATGTTGCAGGTCACATAAATTACATCAGCTATGACAATAGCACCATTAGCGATATCGATGTAAAAGTTGGCTGGCTCTTTGAAAGTGTTCTGGACGTAGGTGCAGAGCTGGGCTACAAGCAATTGAAACTGGAACTTTCGGACTTTGAAGACAGTAACGCCGACCTAACTTTCGATGGGCCGTACTTGAACCTAGCCCTGCACTTCTAG